The genomic region ACAACGCCAAGCGATTTACGGGCCATGATTGATCAGGCGGCCGCGATGAAACAAGCACGGGCAGGCAGGCCTAAAGGGGCAGCCGATGACACGCAGCCGCTTGCGGGGCATATGGTGGCGCTGATCTTTGAAAAGCCCTCGACCCGCACCCGCGTCTCGTTCGATGTGGGCGTGCGCCAGATGGGCGGTCAATCCATGGTGCTTTCTGGCAGCGAAATGCAGCTTGGCCATGGCGAAACCATTGCAGATACGGCGCGGGTGTTGTCTCGCTATGTTGATCTGATCATGATCCGCACCTTCGAGGAAGATGTGCTGTTGGAATTGGCAGAGAATGCCACCGTGCCTGTCATCAACGGGCTGACCAATCGCACCCACCCCTGCCAGATCATGGCCGACATCCTGACCTATGAGGAACATCGCGGGCCGATTGCAGGCAAAAAAGTGGTCTGGTCGGGAGACGGGAACAATGTCTGCGCCTCAATGATCCATGCCGCGGGGCAGTTTGGGTTTGACCTGACCTTCACGGGCCCCGAAACCCTTGATCCTGAGCGCGTCTTCATCGAAGAAGCCCGCGCCAAAGGCTCGAAAATCGAAATTGTGCGCGATCCTGCTCGTGCTGTGGAAGGGGCGGATTTGGTGGTGACAGATACATGGGTGTCGATGCATGACAGCCAAACCACCAAGGAACGCCGCCACAACCAATTGCGCCCCTATCAGATCAATGCCGCGCTGATGGCACAGGCCAAGGAAGATGCGTTATTCATGCATTGCCTGCCCGCGCATCGCGGCGAAGAAGTCACCAATGAGGTGATGGATGGCCCACAATCCGTGATCTTTGACGAGGCCGAAAACCGCCTGCACGCTCAAAAAGCCGTGATGCGGTGGTGTCTTGGTCTTTAACTTTTGAGGCGATAGCCTGAACGAAACATCGCCCAAGCCACAAAGGCAATGGCAACCGTGGCGCCACCTGCGACAGCGAGTCCCAAAACGGGGCTGCTGTCCGACACCCCCAAGACTGAATAGCGCAAACCATCAATCAGGTAGAAAACTGGGTTAACGTGGCTCACCACATAAAGCCAATTAGGCAGGCCTTCGATCGAATAGAATGTGCCTGAAAGAAAGCTCAGCGGGGTCACAATGAAATTTGTGATCGCGGCAATCTGGTCGAATTTCTGCGCGATGATCCCCGCGACAACGCCCACAAGCCCCAAAAACCCCGCGCCAAGGATCACAAAGACAAGCGCCCAAAGGGGATGCGCAACCCCAAGCCCGATGAAGGGGAAAATCACCGCCATCGTGCAAAGC from Rhodobacterales bacterium HKCCA1288 harbors:
- the argF gene encoding ornithine carbamoyltransferase encodes the protein MNHFLDIHKTTPSDLRAMIDQAAAMKQARAGRPKGAADDTQPLAGHMVALIFEKPSTRTRVSFDVGVRQMGGQSMVLSGSEMQLGHGETIADTARVLSRYVDLIMIRTFEEDVLLELAENATVPVINGLTNRTHPCQIMADILTYEEHRGPIAGKKVVWSGDGNNVCASMIHAAGQFGFDLTFTGPETLDPERVFIEEARAKGSKIEIVRDPARAVEGADLVVTDTWVSMHDSQTTKERRHNQLRPYQINAALMAQAKEDALFMHCLPAHRGEEVTNEVMDGPQSVIFDEAENRLHAQKAVMRWCLGL
- a CDS encoding ABC transporter permease, with product MGARRFGRMNWLGLYTLIWREVMRFATVWSQTILAPLVTAALFIAIFSLAIGAKRGDVMGVPFVHFIAPGILMMTVIQNAFANTSSSLVISKVQGNIVDTLMPPLSPLELVVGYMAGGIARGILVALCTMAVIFPFIGLGVAHPLWALVFVILGAGFLGLVGVVAGIIAQKFDQIAAITNFIVTPLSFLSGTFYSIEGLPNWLYVVSHVNPVFYLIDGLRYSVLGVSDSSPVLGLAVAGGATVAIAFVAWAMFRSGYRLKS